The genomic DNA CCGTAGCCGCGTTCGCGGGCCATGGCGCCGTCGAGCATGTCGGCCAGCACGAAGAACCAGACCGCCACGGCGCCGTACCAAAGGTGCCCCGTCGGGAACAGCGTCAGTGCACTGATGACCGAGGCGGCGGTACCGATGACGGTGACGCTGTCCGGCGTCAGCCCGATGCGCAGTGCTCCCCGGGCCAGCGGGCGGCTCACCTTGGTGTAGGCCGCGCGGGTCAGCAGGTAGAAGTCGCTCACGAGGCGCTGTCCTGCTTTGCCCACTCGTCGGCCAGCAGCTTGCGGGTGTCGCGCAGCAGCTGCGGGATCACCTTGGTGCCGCCGATGACGGTGATGAAGTTGGCGTCGCCGCCCCAGCGTGGCACCACGTGCATGTGCAGGTGGTCGGCCAGCGAACCGCCGGCCGAGGTGCCCAGGTTGAGCCCGACGTTGAAGGCGTGCGGGTTCGAGATCGCCTTCATCACGCGAATTGCCTTCTGCGTGAACGTCATCAGCTCACTGCTCTCGGCCTCGGTGAGGTCCTCGAGTTCGGACACCTTCCGGTAAGGCACCACCATGAGGTGCCCCGGGTTGTACGGGTACAGGTTGAGCACCGCGTAGACCTGTTCGCCGCGCGCGACGATCAGGCCTTCCTCGTCGGACATGGTGGGGATGTCGATGAACGGCTGCTTCGAGCCCGCGGACGTGCCCTCGCCGCCCTTCATCGGAGCGTCGACGATGTAGCTCATCCGGTGCGGCGTCCACAGCCGCTGCAGATAGTCGACGTCGCCCACGCCGCGGTCCACGATGCTCCGATCCTCGGTCACGCCTGTGCGCCCCGCGCCTCGTTCACCAGGTCTGCGGTCGGGAAGGCATTTTCGCGGCGCGCGATCCAGCCCGCGATGAGGTCGGCGGCCTCGGCCACCGGGACACCGTTGACCTGGGTGCGGTCACCGAACCGGAAGGACACCGCACCTGCCTCTTTGTCCTTGTCGCCCGCGAGCAACATGAACGGCACCTTCTGGTTGGTGTGGTTGACGATCTTCTTGGCCATCCGGTCGTCGCTGCCGTCCACCTCGACCCGGATGCCACGCGACTTCAGTTGCGCCGCAACGTCGTACAGGTAGTCCAGGTGCGCGTCGGCGACCGGGATGCCGACGACCTGCACGGGGGCCAGCCAGGCCGGGAACGCACCGGCGTAATGCTCGGTGAGCACGCCGAAGAACCGCTCGATGGACCCGAACAGCGCGCGGTGGATCAGCACCGGACGCTGCCGGCTGCCGTCGGCCGCGGTGTACTCCAGCTCGAACCGGTCGGGCATGTTGAAGTCCAGCTGGATGGTCGACATCTGCCAGCTGCGGCCCAGCGCGTCCTTGACCTGGACGGAGATCTTCGGACCGTAGAACGCCGCGCCGCCCGGGTCCGGCACCAGATCAAGACCGGAGGCCTCGGCGACCTCGCGCAGGGTCTCGGTGGCCTCTTCCCACAGTTCGTCGGAGCCGACGTACTTGTCCGGGTCCTTCGTCGACAGCTCCAGGAAGTAGTCGTCCAGGCCGTAGTCGCTGAGCAGGTCCAGTACGAACTGCAGCAGCGTGGTGAGCTCATCGCGCATCTGCTCACGGGTGACGTAGATGTGCGCGTCGTCCTGCGTCATGCCGCGCACGCGGGTCAGGCCGTGGACGACGCCCGACTTCTCGTAGCGGTACACACTGCCGAACTCGAAGAGCCGCAGTGGCAGCTCGCGGTACGACCGCCCCCGCGACCGGAAGATCAGGTGGTGCATGGGGCAGTTCATGGGCTTGAGGTAGTAGTTCTGCCCCGGCTTGCGCAGCGTGCCGTCGTCGTTGAACTCCGCGTCGATGTGCATCGGCGGGTACATGCCGTCGGCGTACCACTCCAGGTGTCCCGAGGTGATGTACAGCTGCTCTTTGGTGATGTGCGGGGTGTTGACGAACTCGTAGCCGGCTTCCTGGTGCTTACGCCGCGAGTAGTCCTCCAGCTCCCGCCGCACGACGCCGCCCTTGGGGTGGAACACCGGCAGGCCCGAGCCCAGCTCGTCCGGGAAGCTGAACAGGTCCAGCTCCACACCCAGCTTGCGGTGGTCGCGGCGCAGCGCCTCCTCGATCAGTTCGAGGTGCTTGTCGAGGGCCTCCTGCGACTCCCAGGCGGTGCCGTAGACGCGCTGCAGGCTGGCGTTCTTCTGGTCGCCGCGCCAGTACGCGGCACTGCTGCGGGTGAGCTTGAACGCCGGGATGTGCTTGGTGGTCGGGATGTGCGGGCCGCGGCACAGGTCGCCCCAAACCCGTTCGCGGGTACGGGGATTGAGGTTGTCGTAGGCCGTCAGCTCGTCGCCGCCGACCTCCATGATGTCGGCGTCACCGGACTTGTCGTCGACCAGCTCGAGCTTGTAGGGCTCCTTGGCCAGCTCCTCGCGGGCCTGCTCCTTCGACTCGTACACGCGACGGTCGAACAGCTGACCGTCCTTGATGATCTTCTGCATGCGCTTCTCGAGCTTGGCCAGATCGTCCGGCGTGAACGGCTCGGCGACGCCGAAGTCGTAGTAGAAGCCGTCGGTGATCGGCGGGCCGATGCCGAGCTTGGCCTCGGGGAACAGATCCTGCACGGCCTGGGCCAGCACGTGGGCGCACGAGTGGCGGATGACGCTGCGACCGTCCTCGGTGTTCGCGGCGACCGGGACGACCTCGACGTCGACGTCCGGGGTCCAGGACAGGTCGCGCAGGCGGCCCTCGGCGTCCTTGACCACGACGATGGCGTCGACCTCGCCACGCTGCGGCAGCCCGGCCTCGCGGACCGCGGCGCCGGCGGTAGTCCCGGCAGCGACCCGGATCGGGGCTGCTGGTGCGGGGCTGGCGACGGCGGTCATCGAGACACTCCTACTGGTTAGGTGACGATCGCGACCATGCTATCGGCACCGGTCATCGCTTCGCGGCCCAGCGCCGCCTCAAGGCTGACCCGGCTTGAGCCTGACGAAGAGGGCCTCGGCGTCGGCGAGCACCGTGTCACCGTCCAGCAGCGCGCCGGTGATGAAGATCTTGCGGCCCTCGACGCGCTCCAGCGTCGCCGTGGCGCGTAGGTCTTTTTCGACCGGGACGATCTGCCGGTAGTTGATGTGCAGGTAGGCGGTGCGCTGGAACGGGCTGTCGGTGAGCCGGTAGGCGGCATGCCCGAGCACCGAGTCGAACAGCAGCCCGATGGACCCGCCGTGCGCGGCGCCGTTGCGGCCCAGATGAAAGCGCCGGAAGCGGACCGAGCCGGCGATCCGGCCGTCATCGGTGACCTTGAGGTCGGACGGCACGTTCAGGACGTTGCCGCGGTTGGGCAGGTCGAGGCGACGGCCCGACGGCGAGTGCCACTCGTCGGCGCGGTACGGCGCCAGCAGGGCGTTGGCCTGTTCGATGAGGTTCGCGGCCTGCGTGATGACGTCGTCCGGCGCGTCGGCGCCGCGCGCGTGGTCGCCGGCCATGCGGACGGATTCGACGAACCTGCCGTAGTCGGGGCCGCCCTGGGTGGTCGGTTTGGGCGGGTTGAATCCTCCACCGGCATGCTTATCCACCTGTTTCTCTTATCACGGTGGCATGGTGGCCCTATGCAGCTGAGCGACCTGGCCGACCTGACGTTCACCTATCCCGACGTCGGCGCCACCGCCGGGCCGCTGCCGGACGGCTATCACCACGTCCATGCGGAGGCCCAGATCGGTTCGGGTCGAGCACGATTCGACAAGGCGGCCGCCGCGGTCCTGCGGTGGGAAATGCAGCGAGGTGTCGGCATGCGGGTGGAGGCGACCACCGTCACTGCTGCAGTGGGTACCGACATGCTGGGCCGTCTCGGACCCGTGCAGGTGCCGTGCCGCGTGGTGTACGTCGTCGACGAACCCGACCGGCGCGGGTTCGCGTACGGGACGCTGCCCGGCCACCCGGAGTCCGGCGAGGAACTGTTCAGCGTGCGTTATGACCCCACCAGCGACGCGGTCTTCGCCGCGGCGACCGCGTTCTCGCGGCCCGCACTCTGGTGGAGCCGTCTCGGCGCTCCGGTTTCGCGGGTCGCGCAGCGGGTGATCGCGCGGCGCTACTTGCGGGCGGTCTGACCGACCGGGCGGCCCTTCGGGTGCGGGCCTGCCGCTCCGCCGCTGAAGCGGCAGGCTCGCTGGGTTGTCACTGTTGAGTTGTCAAGGTGCGCGATGCTTTTAGGTATTAGGCGGCCGCGTCGAGTCGCATGGTGCGGCGGTTGTAGGCGGGGATCGGTTTTCGGTGTGGGTCGACGGTGGCGGGTGGGATGAGCCACGGGTGTTTGTCCAGGCCCATGACGACGTCCCAGCCGTCGTGGTGGACGTTGGCGTGGCAGGCCGGGCACAACAGACACCCGTTGCCCAGACTCGTTTCACCGCCGTGGGTCCAGTGCACGATGTGATGGGCGTGGGTCCGGCCGGGTGGTGCGCCGCATTTGATGCAGCATTGATCCCGGTGATACAGCGCTTTGCGCAGATGGGGTGGGAACAGGCGTTTCTCCCGCCCCATATCCAGGGGTACGTGTTCGCCGTCGACGATCATCGTGGTCAGGGTGGTGTCGCAGGTGAGTCGGTCCAGGGTCATGGTGCTGATCGACCCGATGAATTCCAGCGTGGCCAGATCCGGGGCGTCGGCGGGGACGGTCAGCAGTAGTTGCGTTCGCGGCACGGAGGCGACGTCCCCGCCGCGGGCCGCGATATCCAACACCGCTTCCAGGGCGTCCGCCCGCCGCCGGGACGCGGACCGCACATCGGGGCTGCCGTCGGGTTCGGGCCGCGGCGCCGACCCCTGCTCCATCGCCGCGATGTACTTCGCACCGACTTCGGCATCCAAATCCGCGCGGATCTGGACGCGGCCGTCGCTGGTGACGCGGTGGTCGGCGGTGTTGATCGACCGATCCTCAGCCGCCGGCAGCCCACCTTCAGCCGCGGCGACCCGGTTGCCCAGCCGGCGGGCCCGGGCCCCGATGTCGGCGGGGGTGGCGCCGGAGAAGAACTGCCCCAACAGATCCGTCAGCTGCGCGAACCGGGCCTGCTCGTCGATTGGTCCGGGTGCGCGGGCCTGAATGTGGTTGATCCCTTTGACGATCGCATCGACATGCTCCCCCGACATCGCCCCGTCGGCGGCATGCGCCGCCAGCGTCGGCAACACCGGCAGGGCGCCGCCGACCCGGACCAGCCGCTCGGCCACCGACGGCGCACAGCCCAACGCCATCAACAGCTCCCGCGGCGTCCGGCCTTGGCTGGCCGCCACCCCACAGCGGCCGAGCACCCCGGTCAGCATCGCCGCCAGATGATCGATCACATTGCGCAGCGTCACCACGCACGTCATCGCCTCCACCGCATCGCCCGCAGGCATGTCGTCGGGGACCTGCACGCCGCGGAGGGCCTCAAGGCTGGTGGTGAAATCCGGTGCGATTCCCATGCCCAATTGTATCGAACATACGTTCGAACAGCAAGGGGTTTCTCGTCAGCTTCGCCGACTCCCGCCAGAGCACCCGACTGTGATTCACCCGGCCACCGCTGACCAGGTGTTGTAGCTTTCACACGAAACTGAAACGGCCAAGGAGTGCTGGGTGGAGCCGACACGATTCGGGCACTACGAGCTGCGCGAACTGATAGGCCGCGGCGGCATGGGCGAGGTCTACGTCGCTTATGACACCAACACCCAGCGCACTGTCGCGCTCAAGGTACTGCCGCCGCACCTCGCCAAAGACCCCGTATTCCAGGAACGGTTCAAGCGCGAGTCCCAGGCCGCCGCCGGCCTGAACGAGCCGCACGTCGTCCCCATCCACGGTTTCGGCGAGATCGACAACCAGCTCTACCTGGACATGCGGCTCATCGAAGGCCGCACCCTCGCCGAGATCCTGGCCGACACCGAACACCGCCCGAGCCCAGAGTTCTCCGTCGGGGTCGTCGAGCAGATCGCCGCAGCCCTGGACGCGGCACACGGAACCGGGTTGATCCACCGGGACATCAAGCCCTCCAACATCCTGGTGACCGACCACGACTTCGCCTACCTGATCGACTTCGGCCTCGCTCGAACCGCCGGTGAGCACGGATTGACCACGGCCGGAAGCACTCTCGGGACCTTGGCCTACATGGCGCCCGAGCGGTTCGAGGGCGGCCAGGCCGACCCGCGCTCGGACATCTACGCGTTGACCTGCGTGCTGTACGAATGCCTGACCGGCCGGCGGCCGTATCCGGCCGACAGTCTCGAGCATCAGATCGCCGGCCATGTCAGCGCTCCCGCGCCGAAGCCGTCCGACGTCGACCGGCGGCTCGCCGCGTTCGACGATGTGATCGCCAAGGGCATGGCCAAGAAACCCGGCAAGCGCTACCAGCACGCCGGCGAACTTGCTGCCGACGCCCGTGCCGCACTGAGTGCACGAATGCGCGTCTCGGGGCGAACCGGCCCGCGCACAGGTTCAGGACGCCATGCGGTGCAGGCGGCCGAACCGAAGCGCCGCACCCGGCGGATCGTCATCGCCGTCGGCGCGGTGGTCGTGCTGGCCGCGGGCGCGGGAACTGCGTGGCTCTACTGGTCCCGGCAATACCAGGTCGGGCCGTCGGGTTCGGTGCCGTCGATCGCCGCCAAGCTACCCGGCGATCTCAAAGACTCCGGGCGGCTGGTGGTGGGAGTCAACATTCCTTATGCGCCAAACGAATTCAAGGGACCCGACGGGAAGTTCACCGGTTTCGACGTCGACCTGATGACGGCGGTGAGCCGGGTGCTCGGACTCGAGCCGGAGTTCCGGGAGATCCGCATCTCCAAGATCGTCGCCTCGGTGCACGACGGGATCATCGCCGTCGGGGCGTCCTCGACCACCGACACCAAACAGCGGGAGAAGTCAGCCGACTTCGTGACCTACTTCAAGGCCGGCGTGCTGTGGGCGCGGCGGGCCGGATCGAGTGTGGACCCCAACGCGGCGTGCGGACTTCGAGTCGGCGTGCACCTGGGCTCGGTCGAGGAGACCGATCATCTGCCGGCCCGCAGCGCGGCATGTGTGGCAGCCGGGGTGGCCCCCATCGAGATCGTCCCCATCGCCGGCCAGGACGGCGTCACCGCGGCCCTGCTCGCCGGCACCGTCGACGCGATGGCCGCCGACTCGCCCGTCACCGGCTACGCCATCAAACTCAGCGGCGGCAAGCTGGAAGCAGCCGGCGGAATAGTCGATGCGCAGCCCTACGGGTGGCCGGTGGCCAAGGGCTCGTCACTCGCCGCCGCGTTGCAGGCAGCGCTCAAACACCTGATGCAGACCGGCGAATACCGCGAGATCGCCACCAAATGGGGTGTGGAGATGGGCATCATCGACAAGCCGGTGATCAACGGCGCACTGCGTTAACCCAGCCACTTGCGACTGACGGCCGCATAACTGCCATTGCGCTGAATAGAATTGAGCCATTTGTTGATTCGCTGCTGCAGAGCCGCCGCGCTCTTGGGCATCAGGTAGGCCTTCTGCGCGACGGTGAACGGCTGCTCGGTCGACACCCCGCACAATTGTGGATGTTGCAGGGCCTGCCAACGGATTTCACTGCCGTCGGTGATCATGACGTCGGCCCTGCCCTCGATGACCTGATCGAAAATGGTGTTGTTGTCCGGGTATTCGACGATGGTCGCGTGGCGCAGGTGAGCCCGGTCGAATTGCTCATTCGTGCCACCGGGATTGACGACCACCCGCACTCCCCCGCGGTCGATATCAGGCAGGGACCGGTATTTCGCGGCGTCGGCGCAACGCACGATGGCCGCCTTGCCGTCGCGCAGATACGGGTCGGAGAACAGTGCCCTGGCCGCCCGGTCGGCAGTGACGCTGATACCGCCGACCGCCAGCTCACACTTCTGGCCCAGATCGGTCATCAACGTCGGCCACGTTGTCGGCACAAGTTGCAGTTCCGCGCCGGACTCGCGGGCGAAATCCCGGACCAGATCGATGTCCATGCCGCTCCACTGGCCGTCGGCGTCGCGGTAGGTGAACGGCCGGTAGTCGCCGGTACTGCACACCGTCAGCGCCGTTGGCGGAGCTTCGGCCGGCGGTGCACTGCACCCCGCAGCCGCCGCGACGAAAAGCACCGACGCGCCTCGGATCACAGTGCGCCTCATGCACTCAGGCTCTCATGCGGCCACTGACTCGCCTACGCTGGAGGTATGCGTCGAGTCGCGGCACTGGCAGTGGCAGGTGCGCTTCTCAGCGCCTGCACGCAGACCGTGCCCGGGCAGGCCGGCGCGCCGGAAGACCTCAAGTGGCAACGCCCCATCACCGACTCGATGTCCACCCTGGGCGGCACGCTCGGCACGGTCGGCGAAGCGATGACCGCGCACGACTTCGTCGCCATGTCGCGCGATTGCACGAAACTGCAAGGAACCTTGGACGATCTCGGCAAGAACCTGCCGACTCCCGACGCGGCCGTCAACTCGTCATTGCAGGACAGCATCGACAACTTCCGGTCGTTCGCCCGCGTATGCACGATGATGACCCCGGGCACCGCGGACGCAGCGCTCGGCCAGCTGAGCGGCTACCTGGACCGCGGTGACAGCGCCATGCGAAAAGCCTTGCAACAGATGGGCATCGAGCTGCCCGCCGCGCGCTAGCGCGCGGTACGACGGCGAACTCGGATGGAAGCCGTCGGCCTGGTCGACCTCACCGGCGACCCGTACCCCGTAGCGATAAGCCAGCTTCCCACCGAGAAAGCCGGAGATGCCCAGCGCGGCGATGCTGAGTACCGACAGTGTCAGCGGGCCCAACTCGACCGGCGCGGAAGCGCTGTACGAGGCTTGCCGCCAAAGGAAATTGATGATGAAGGCGGCGGTGATCGTCACGTCCAGGCCCATGTGCATGAGGCGCCCACGTCAGCCAGCGGCGCGCGTCAAATGCATGCCGCCGGGCTGCGGCACCCTCTTGCCGAACCTGGCCAGAAGCCAGTGCCCGGCCACCGTGTAATCGCCGCGGTCCGCCCGCGGCAGTGCGGGCGGGATCGGGTGCGGTGGGGCGTAATTGCCGTAGTGCCAATGGTTCGTCGCCACTGCGATTCCCGCTCAGCCCGTCCCCAAACGTGCCCGGGCCGACGGCGTTCCATCGCAGGTCAATCCGTTGCCGCCCATAGTTCGTCAACTCCCAGTATGTTTGCCCTGTCGTTCGGTCCTACGTTGTGCCCGAAGGAGCCACATGACCATCGCGTCCCAGCGTCATCGCGTCGTCGTCATCGGATCGGGATTCGGTGGCCTGCAGGCCGCCAAGGCCCTCAAACGCGCCGATGTCGACATCACCTTGATCTCACGCACGACGACCCACCTCTTCCAGCCGTTGCTGTACCAGGTCGCCACCGGCATCCTGTCCGAAGGCGAGATCGCGCCGACGACACGGCTGGTCCTGCGCAAGCAGCAGAACGTCACGGTCCGTCTCGGCGAGGTCGAACACATCGACCTGGAGGCGCAGACCGTCACCTCCAAGCTCATGTCGCAGGAGACGGTGACGCCCTACGACAGCCTGATCGTCGCGGCCGGCGCGCAGCAGTCGTACTTCGGCAACGACCACTTCGCGACGTTCGCGCCGGGCATGAAAACCATCGATGACGCCCTCGAGCTGCGCGGCCGCATCCTGGGCGCATTCGAAGCCGCCGAGGTGGTCACCGACCCGGCCGAACGCGAACGCCGGCTGACGTTCGTCGTCGTCGGCGCCGGGCCTACCGGCGTCGAGCTGGCCGGGCAGATCGCCGAACTCGCGGAACGCACCTTGGCGGGCGCGTTCCGCAGCATCAAGCCGCAGGACTGCCGCGTGATCCTGCTGGACGCCGCACCTGCGGTGCTGCCGCCGATGGGCGCCAAGCTCGGCGCCAAGGCGCAGAAACGCCTGGAGAAGCTCGGCGTCGAGATCCAGCTCAACGCGATGGTCAGCGATGTCGACTACAAGGGCATCACCGTCAAGGACAAAGACGGCACCGAGCGGCGAATCGACTGCGCCTGCAAGGTGTGGTCGGCCGGTGTGCAGGCGAGCCCGCTGGGCAAGCTCATCGCCGAGCAGTCCGACGGCACCCAGACCGACCGGGCCGGTCGCGTCATGGTCGAACCCGACCTCACGGTCAAAGGCCACCCGAACGTGTTCGTCATCGGCGACCTGATGGCCGTCCAGGGCGTGCCAGGTATGGCGCAGGGCGCCATCCAGGGCGCCACCTACGCCGCGGACATCATCAAGCGCCACCTGGCAGGCCAGGACGACCCTGCCAACCGCGAACCCTTCAAGTACTGGGACAAGGGCAGCATGGCGACGGTGTCGCGGTTCGACGCGGTCGCGCAGGTGCCGGTGCCGTTGACCAAGAAGAAGCTGGAATTCGCCGGACCGTTCGCGTGGCTGTCGTGGCTGGTGCTGCACCTGGTCTATCTGGTCGGCTACAAGAACCGGGTGACGACGCTGTTCACCTGGTTCGTCACCTTCCTCGGCCGCGGGCGCGCGCAGATGGCGATCACCAGCCAGATGATCTACGCGCGCACATCGATGCAGCTGCTGCAGAACCAGTTGAATGCATTGGCCGCAGCTGACAAGGTCGAGAAGAACGAGTCCGCCTGACGGGCATGGAAATCCGTTGGGGCACAAGTCATACGGCACGGTTGCGGCAGGTCTGTGTCGGCTGGGACGGTACCGAGGCCGGAGCGCCGTGCTACCCGCCGGACTGGGAAACTGAACCCGACGACCTGCACCTGCTGCGGATTGCGGCCGCCCACGGCGTGTGCCCGACGGGCACATACCGGTATCGGCGGCCCCCGGCCGATCACGAATATTCCCCGTTTGTCGCGAATCTGACCGATGCGGCGGACTTCGACTTCACCGGTCAGCACCGGGCCCTGCTCGCGCGGATGAGCTGGGAGCTGTCGGACCCCTACGACGACGAGGACATCCCCGGGGCCGACCCCAAACGGCCGTACGGCGACTTCACCTTCTACCAGATCGAAATGGCGCTGGCGCTGGGCCGGATCCCGGCGCAGAAGCCGCCCGACCACGACCCGATGACGCCCGAGATCGCACAGGCCATGACGGCCCTGCACTTCCAGATGCAGCCCGCTCTACAGATCTTCTTGCAGCACTTCGACATTGCCGACGGTCAGCTGTTCCACGGCGAGGAGTGGGGCGGCTGGGTGCCGGCCTGACCGTCAGTCGGGGTGATCGGGATTCCAGGTGCTCGGCAGCATCGGCGCCCGCGCCCCGTCGCCGAACTCGTCGCTGCGCGCCGTCGTCAAACCGGCCGGGGCCGTACCTGTTCTCGATACGGCTCCGGTGAACCCCATGGGGCCGGCGCCGCTGCCCGACGCACCCGATTCCCATTCCGGGGAGACGTCGAGGTCCATGTATTCGACGGCGTCACCTTCCTGCTTGCGCCGACCGCGGCGCCGGCGCGCCTGTCGGTCCGTCGCCGCGGCGGCCGAGGCTTCTCGGGCAGTCGTCGACGCCCGTGCCGACGCGGCGGCGTCGGCGCGCGTCTGACGCTGGAGCCAGGCGCTCGCACCGATACCCGAACCGTCACCGACCGCGTACGGGAATCCGGGGTCTCCCACGGGCGGCGGCGAGGTCGGTGCCGGAGCAGCCGGCGACGACACCGTGCTGGTCAAAGCCGATGCGGGCGCACTCGCCGGAGCCGACGCAGTGGTCGCCGTTGACGCCGGGCTGGGCGCAGGGGCCGTCGCGACGGCGGGCGTGGGCGTGTCCTGCGGCGCCGGCAGCGGCTCCGCACCGATCGCCGCCGGGGGTACCTGGACACCGGCCAGTCCCGCGAACCCGGCCACCCAGCCGAGGTTGGTGATCGCCAGGCCGAGTGCCGGCTGGATCAGTGCCGGGGCGAACTGTCCGAGCACCGAAGCCAGCTGCGACGCATGGAAAGTCACGTCCGCCAACACCATCGGCAGATTGGTCAGCAGCGCGGCCGGATCGTAAAGCAAGTTGTTCCAAAGCAGTTCCAGGTGCTCGCCCATCTCGGCGCCGACGTCGAACCACCACTCCAGATCGGTCGGGTCCAGATCGCCGTGGCCGTGGTCGTGGTCGTGGTCGTGATCGTGGTCATGGTCGTCGTGCGCCACGATCGACGGCGCGGGTGTGGAGTGCGGCGCGGACGTCGTCGCCACGTCGGAGACGGCTTCGTATGTCGCCATCGCGGTCGCGGCCTGCACCCACATTCGGACGTAATCGGCCTCGGTGACCGCGATGGGAATTGTGTTGATACCGAAGAAGTTTGTGGCGACCAGCGCGGCCTGCGTGGCGTGGTTGGCAGCCAGTTCGGCGAGGGTGGGCATCGTCGCCAGCGCGGCAGCGTACGCGCCGGCGACGGCCTCGTGCTGGGCCGCGCGGGCATTGCTCTCCAGGCCGCTCTGAGTCAGCCACTCGAGATACGGGACGTGTGCGGCCACATACCTCTCCGCAGTCGGACCCTGCCACGATCCCGCGTGCGTTGCCGCGAGGACGGCGCGAAGCTCTTCGGCCACCGCCGTGTAGGTCGCGCCGAGGGAAGACCATTGGGCCGCGGCCACGAGCAGTGGCCCCGGGCCGGGA from Mycolicibacterium phocaicum includes the following:
- a CDS encoding HIT family protein, giving the protein MTEDRSIVDRGVGDVDYLQRLWTPHRMSYIVDAPMKGGEGTSAGSKQPFIDIPTMSDEEGLIVARGEQVYAVLNLYPYNPGHLMVVPYRKVSELEDLTEAESSELMTFTQKAIRVMKAISNPHAFNVGLNLGTSAGGSLADHLHMHVVPRWGGDANFITVIGGTKVIPQLLRDTRKLLADEWAKQDSAS
- the thrS gene encoding threonine--tRNA ligase translates to MTAVASPAPAAPIRVAAGTTAGAAVREAGLPQRGEVDAIVVVKDAEGRLRDLSWTPDVDVEVVPVAANTEDGRSVIRHSCAHVLAQAVQDLFPEAKLGIGPPITDGFYYDFGVAEPFTPDDLAKLEKRMQKIIKDGQLFDRRVYESKEQAREELAKEPYKLELVDDKSGDADIMEVGGDELTAYDNLNPRTRERVWGDLCRGPHIPTTKHIPAFKLTRSSAAYWRGDQKNASLQRVYGTAWESQEALDKHLELIEEALRRDHRKLGVELDLFSFPDELGSGLPVFHPKGGVVRRELEDYSRRKHQEAGYEFVNTPHITKEQLYITSGHLEWYADGMYPPMHIDAEFNDDGTLRKPGQNYYLKPMNCPMHHLIFRSRGRSYRELPLRLFEFGSVYRYEKSGVVHGLTRVRGMTQDDAHIYVTREQMRDELTTLLQFVLDLLSDYGLDDYFLELSTKDPDKYVGSDELWEEATETLREVAEASGLDLVPDPGGAAFYGPKISVQVKDALGRSWQMSTIQLDFNMPDRFELEYTAADGSRQRPVLIHRALFGSIERFFGVLTEHYAGAFPAWLAPVQVVGIPVADAHLDYLYDVAAQLKSRGIRVEVDGSDDRMAKKIVNHTNQKVPFMLLAGDKDKEAGAVSFRFGDRTQVNGVPVAEAADLIAGWIARRENAFPTADLVNEARGAQA
- a CDS encoding PaaI family thioesterase; this translates as MDKHAGGGFNPPKPTTQGGPDYGRFVESVRMAGDHARGADAPDDVITQAANLIEQANALLAPYRADEWHSPSGRRLDLPNRGNVLNVPSDLKVTDDGRIAGSVRFRRFHLGRNGAAHGGSIGLLFDSVLGHAAYRLTDSPFQRTAYLHINYRQIVPVEKDLRATATLERVEGRKIFITGALLDGDTVLADAEALFVRLKPGQP
- a CDS encoding DUF1990 domain-containing protein, with amino-acid sequence MQLSDLADLTFTYPDVGATAGPLPDGYHHVHAEAQIGSGRARFDKAAAAVLRWEMQRGVGMRVEATTVTAAVGTDMLGRLGPVQVPCRVVYVVDEPDRRGFAYGTLPGHPESGEELFSVRYDPTSDAVFAAATAFSRPALWWSRLGAPVSRVAQRVIARRYLRAV
- a CDS encoding HNH endonuclease, with the protein product MGIAPDFTTSLEALRGVQVPDDMPAGDAVEAMTCVVTLRNVIDHLAAMLTGVLGRCGVAASQGRTPRELLMALGCAPSVAERLVRVGGALPVLPTLAAHAADGAMSGEHVDAIVKGINHIQARAPGPIDEQARFAQLTDLLGQFFSGATPADIGARARRLGNRVAAAEGGLPAAEDRSINTADHRVTSDGRVQIRADLDAEVGAKYIAAMEQGSAPRPEPDGSPDVRSASRRRADALEAVLDIAARGGDVASVPRTQLLLTVPADAPDLATLEFIGSISTMTLDRLTCDTTLTTMIVDGEHVPLDMGREKRLFPPHLRKALYHRDQCCIKCGAPPGRTHAHHIVHWTHGGETSLGNGCLLCPACHANVHHDGWDVVMGLDKHPWLIPPATVDPHRKPIPAYNRRTMRLDAAA
- the stpK7 gene encoding serine/threonine protein kinase StpK7, which gives rise to MEPTRFGHYELRELIGRGGMGEVYVAYDTNTQRTVALKVLPPHLAKDPVFQERFKRESQAAAGLNEPHVVPIHGFGEIDNQLYLDMRLIEGRTLAEILADTEHRPSPEFSVGVVEQIAAALDAAHGTGLIHRDIKPSNILVTDHDFAYLIDFGLARTAGEHGLTTAGSTLGTLAYMAPERFEGGQADPRSDIYALTCVLYECLTGRRPYPADSLEHQIAGHVSAPAPKPSDVDRRLAAFDDVIAKGMAKKPGKRYQHAGELAADARAALSARMRVSGRTGPRTGSGRHAVQAAEPKRRTRRIVIAVGAVVVLAAGAGTAWLYWSRQYQVGPSGSVPSIAAKLPGDLKDSGRLVVGVNIPYAPNEFKGPDGKFTGFDVDLMTAVSRVLGLEPEFREIRISKIVASVHDGIIAVGASSTTDTKQREKSADFVTYFKAGVLWARRAGSSVDPNAACGLRVGVHLGSVEETDHLPARSAACVAAGVAPIEIVPIAGQDGVTAALLAGTVDAMAADSPVTGYAIKLSGGKLEAAGGIVDAQPYGWPVAKGSSLAAALQAALKHLMQTGEYREIATKWGVEMGIIDKPVINGALR
- a CDS encoding transporter substrate-binding domain-containing protein → MRRTVIRGASVLFVAAAAGCSAPPAEAPPTALTVCSTGDYRPFTYRDADGQWSGMDIDLVRDFARESGAELQLVPTTWPTLMTDLGQKCELAVGGISVTADRAARALFSDPYLRDGKAAIVRCADAAKYRSLPDIDRGGVRVVVNPGGTNEQFDRAHLRHATIVEYPDNNTIFDQVIEGRADVMITDGSEIRWQALQHPQLCGVSTEQPFTVAQKAYLMPKSAAALQQRINKWLNSIQRNGSYAAVSRKWLG
- a CDS encoding NAD(P)/FAD-dependent oxidoreductase, yielding MTIASQRHRVVVIGSGFGGLQAAKALKRADVDITLISRTTTHLFQPLLYQVATGILSEGEIAPTTRLVLRKQQNVTVRLGEVEHIDLEAQTVTSKLMSQETVTPYDSLIVAAGAQQSYFGNDHFATFAPGMKTIDDALELRGRILGAFEAAEVVTDPAERERRLTFVVVGAGPTGVELAGQIAELAERTLAGAFRSIKPQDCRVILLDAAPAVLPPMGAKLGAKAQKRLEKLGVEIQLNAMVSDVDYKGITVKDKDGTERRIDCACKVWSAGVQASPLGKLIAEQSDGTQTDRAGRVMVEPDLTVKGHPNVFVIGDLMAVQGVPGMAQGAIQGATYAADIIKRHLAGQDDPANREPFKYWDKGSMATVSRFDAVAQVPVPLTKKKLEFAGPFAWLSWLVLHLVYLVGYKNRVTTLFTWFVTFLGRGRAQMAITSQMIYARTSMQLLQNQLNALAAADKVEKNESA